The Patescibacteria group bacterium genome segment CGAACAGGCGCAGTTAATTGCGGCAAATTCTTCGTACAAGATTAATTTGCGCGTTAATCCCGGTCCCGATGGTTATCGTTTGTATATGTTGGGTATCGGCAGTTGTGTGGAATGCGGTGAAGAGGGTTTGGTCGGCCGGGGTAATTCGCCCTTGGGCGTCATTTCCACTTTCCGTCCCTACTCCATGGAAGCGCCGGCAGGCAAGAATCCGGTTTATCATACCGGACGGGTGATGGGTTTTTTGACCCAGCGCCTAGCCAAGGCTGTTTACGACGAACTTGGCATCGGCTGTTCAATCATCTCGTTGGCGAAAAACGGCCAGTCATTAATTCCTCCGGCCCAGTTGATGATTTATGTTGACCGGGATGTGGCGCGTGAAATTATTGAAGATGTCGTCGCCAGAAATTTTCTGCAGGTGGATTACCTGAAAGAGATTCTGGAGACACGAGTCATTATCTGACTCAAGGAGACAAATTATGGATGAATTCTTTCTGGAGTCTTGTTATCATGGAGTTAACTTCCAGAGTAGCAGGCCATTGCAACAGTTATTTCTTAGAGAAAGCTACAACTGCTTTGTGCCACGATTGTTGCTTAAGCAGACTCAACTGATTGATCAGCCGATCCTGCACTACCAGGATGTTGAGACGACTGATTTGGATATTGCTCCTCAGCAATGCCGGATTAATCTGCCTTGGCGTTTGACCCGTAACGGCGAGACCTTGATGTATCTGGCTTATGCGATGATTGAACGACAGCATCAAATCAATCACATGTTGACTGCTCATGCCGCCAGCGTCTGTGGCCCCACTGATCAATCCGGTATCCTATTGTTGGGTAAGGAGGGTAGTGGCAAGTCGCTGACAGCGTTGAAATTGTGCCGCGATTACAGTTATCGGCTTGGCGCCAATGATCTGGCTATTTTATGTTGGCACCGCAGTCAAGTATTTGTCGAAGCGGGTACGGAATTTTTCTTTCTGCGCCAAGAGTCGGTTAGAAGGAATTTACCCGATCTTGCCGCTCAGATACCCTGGCGGGAAACGGCCGATCCTTGGTTGAGTAAGACCAAGATTAAGCCGGAAGACCTGGGTATTGAACGGTTTTTTAAGAGTAATAACCGACCCTATCGGATTACCAAGGTTTATTCGATGCATGTTGATGAAACTAAAACCGAAGTCATGGTCAGTCCGGCGCCGTCTTTGACGACGATGTTATATCTGAATGAGAATTTCTCGCGTTACATCCGCAATACCTGCACGACGTTGCTGGGCGGAAGCAACTATGAGATGCTCGGCTACATCCCGTCGTTTGATCAGCCGGAATTCTATGATTTCCGTCGGCGATTAATCGCTTATTTGGTCAATAGCTTGGAGATCAGGCATATTTCCGGACCGCTTCAGGGCGTAGCCGAGTATATCGCCACTCATTGAACAATGTATCAGCGCTCCGATTTGTTTCGGGGCGCTTTTCTTGTCTTTATTTATCTTTTGTATTACAATGTCAGTAATAATCATATGATTAAAATTGAACCGGAAATATCTTTTAAACTGGAAAAAGCCGTCAAATTCTTAGTTGAAGAATATGGCCGTACCGGCAATAACCCCAAGCCGGTGGTTTTGCATTCTTTGCGAGTGGCGGTTTATTTATTGGAAGCCGGCTGTTCTTATGAGGCAGTGGCCGCGGCGATCCTGCATGACTTGTTGGAGGATGCCAGTGTCAGCTTAGAGCGGATCAAAGGCGAGTTTGGTGAAAAAATTGCTGAAATTGTTGGTGCCGTGTCCTTTGACCCGAAGATTAATGACCCGCAAAAAAGTTATCAAGAGATGTTTGATCGTGCCAAGACCTGTGGCCGGGAGGCGTTACTAGTCAAAGCCGCTGACCTGTTAAATAATAGTTGTTACTACGGTTTAGCTTCGGCGGATAAGCAATCATCGCTCTGGGGCAAAGTGGAATATTTTCTAACCTTAACCAAAGAGGAAATCGGCAATGAGCCAGTCTGGCTGGATTTAAAAAAACAACTGGAGATATCAAACAACTAAATAAATATTATAAAAGACCGTCCGGCATGGTGCTGAGGCGGTCTTTTTGATTAAGGTTCAGAGCAGTTTGACTGCTTGTATCATACGGGTATTGAGATAGTCAATACTTAGATTGGCGGGTGGCTTAAAGCCGGTCCATAATTCAAAAGCGGCGAGGGCTTGGAAGATCATCATATAGGTTCCCGAGCATACCTTAGCGCCGAAACTCTCAGCATCCATCAAGAAACGGGTCTTATAGGGATTGAAAATCGCATCCAGAAAGCACTTCCGAGGGAAGTCGCTATTTTGGGCTGCTTGCGCCATATTGTGCAGTGGCACAATACGTCTTTCCATATCCGGATACATACCCACTGGCGTAGCATTGACAATGATATCGCACTGTTGCAGAAACCATTGCAGTCGCAAGGGCGTCAAGGTTTTGGCCTTGGCCCTTGGCTCCAGCGATAATTCCTGAATCATTGTTTCTGCTTGCCGTTTGTCCTGATTGATGACGTACATCTCGCCGCAACGGTCGGCCAAAGCATAAGCTATGGCTCGAGCCACTCCGCCGGCGCCGATGATCAGGACTTTGTCTGTCTGGCTGGTTGCTTTGAGTTGCGTTTTAATCGCCATTTCCGCTCCGCGTATATCCGTATTGAAACCGGAAACTTTATCCCCGTTAAATACCAGAGAATTCACGGCGCCAACTTTTCTGGCTAACGGGTCAACTTCCGAACAGTGAGGTATGATCGCCAGCTTGTAAGGCAGAGTGACGTTAGCCCCGCTGAAACCCAGCTGTGACATGGCTTTCAGGCAGCCAGCCAAATCCTCGGTTCTGGATACGTCGATTTTGAGGTGAGAGTATTCCAGCCCAACGCTATTAGCTATGGCCTGAAACAGAATCGGTGAGACGCTGTGGTCCACCGGATGTCCTAGTAAGGCGGTATAAAGCATAAGTCATCTCCTTGACTATAGTCGTAGCCCCATTGTCTGTGACACGATAAGCTCCTCCACTTGTTCTACGGGCAGTTCTTTGATTAACTGCCAGAAAGAACGGACATGGCAGATGAACAGTTGTGCCAGCAACCAGCCGGCCTTCTGTTCATTTTCGGCTTGATTGTTTTGTGGGTCGTGCTGTTGGTAGAACGATTGCAAGATACCCAGCCAATCGGTGATAGATATCTCGGGTTTGTCGTTAGACATTAAATCGTTGATTCGTGGTGTTAGTGGGCCGAGAAATCTTGCCAAAGACTCCTGATTATTCCAGTAGTTGTTTTTGGCTTGGCCGACTAGGCGATTAATGTGGTCATCACCCGGATAAATGGCTTGAGAGTCAATACCGCAACGCCGGGCTTCTCCCAGATTAACATAGTTCGCTCGATCGCCATGCTTGTAACTTTTAGCCACGGTCAAAGCCGTCTGCGCTACCTGTTCAAACATTGGCATGATTTTAGGGAAGCTCGGCTTATGGAATTTTCGTCCCAAATAAGTTTCGCCGACGCGGAAACCGCCACCCAAGGCGTGCATAGTCATGAAAATATCAATGCCATAACGATAGGCATCAAGCGGGAATTGTTGTTTCAGCAAATATTCAGCAACTTTACGGCTCAAGGCGAATTCGCCGCCGATCGGTTGCCTGACTAGTGCTTGAAATTTCGCCCAAACCAGAGGAACGACTAAATGGGTAGTGGTACTGCCCTCGAAACGATTACGGCTGTATAACGGACAAACGTAATCGCAGCGATCCTCCAGAATGGGGCCGATAAGTTTTTTTACCCAGATCGGCTCAATAGTTTTGAGATCGGCATCAACGGTAACGATGGCCTCGGCTTCGGTTGTTAGCGCCAGTTCCCAGAGTAAGCATAAATTAGAACCCTTGCCCCGCGGAATCTTTTTGTTGACCAGTTGTATTTTGGGACAGCGGGTTGCCGTTTGATTGAACACTTCTTGTGTTCTATCAGTGCTGTCACTGTCAATATTGGCTATCAAACAGATTTGCGGGTTGTAGATGGATGCTAAGCCCTGGTCTACTAAATCAGTAACTTTGGCAATTGAATCCTCCTCATTTAAGGAGGGGATGCCTACTATGACTTTGGTTTTAGTCATTTTCTCTCTCCTTATTATTAAGTTGTAAAGTCCCGTTAAACATTTCATTGTAGCACTATGGTTAAAATTTGTCAATAGGTGATAAAAAAGATATAATTATTTTAAGAATCATAATTTATAAATACATGGAGGGGAATATGTTAAGGAGGGGAGAAATTCTACTGCCACGGGTGGTGGGATTTTTTATTTGTTTTATTTTTGCCGGTCTTTGGTTGGCGATTCCGGCACGAGCGGCTACGATTATTAATCATCCGGACAACTCGGCTATCGCTACCGACACCACTTGGTATGACGGCGAGGTCCATGTTATTGCCGATTATGCCACCTTCTGGGTCAACCCTAATGCCAAATTGACCATTGAAGCGGGGACGGTGGTAAAAGTCGGTTATAATTCAATTATCAGGGTTAACGGTGATTTGGCCGTCAATGGTTCGGCTGACAAATTAGTGGAAATTGTCTCCTTGCGCGATGACAGTGTTGCCGGCGATACCAACGGCGACGGCTTAGCGACCATTGCCAATTTGAATGACTGGCGAGGGATTATGCTGGAAGGCAACCGTTACAATTCCATAGTTAATGCGGAATTCAATTATGCGGTCATTAAGCACGGCGGCCGGGGCTGGCCCAGGGGCATGATTATTAACGCAAGCAAAGTTACTTCTTTGAAGATTGATCATTGCAATATTATTGATAACAGCGGTGTTATATTTGTCGATGGCTCCTCTAGAAATGTCAGCATTCATAACTCTAATTTTTATACTCCAAGTTTTTGCGATTATGGCGATAGCACCAATTTGTGCCATTGGGATAATGGTGTTACTACTTTTTTGTCTCAGACTATTGATTTGACTAATAATTATTGGGGTTCTTCGGCTGGTCCGACTTATACTACCGGCGCTGATCCGACAGTCTTTACTGGCGTGGTTTTGGGCAATCCGGTTAATGGCAATGTGATTTACCAGCCGTTTGTTACTCAGCCGTTTGAATTTGGCGTTAAAAAGTTAAACCCGGTCATATTGATCCCCGGCATTATGGGCAGTTGGAATATTTCCGGCCAGTGGCAGTTGGATCCAATCTTGCATACTTATGACGATTTATGGGCCGCGCTTCAGGCCGCCGGATATGAAGAGGGTGAGACTTTATTTGCCCTGCCTTACGAGTGGCGTCATTCCAATTTGGATACTATGACGCATTTGCGTGACAAGATTAATGAGGTAAAAGAGATTTGTCAATGCGACAAGGTGGATTTGATCGGCCATTCCATGGGCGGATTGGTGGCCCGCGCGTATATTGAGGGGCCGTTTTATGGTAATGACGTGGATAAAGTGGTATTTTTGGCTACGCCACACCGCGGTGCCACTAAATCATACTTGATGTGGGAAGGGGGGAGCGTTGGTGAGGGTGTAAAGGAAAAGATAACGGGCTTACTATTTAAACAGGAGGCTGAATATAGCGGTTATGGTTATATTTCACAGTATCTAAAGAATTATCCCATTCTGTCAATTAAAGAACTCCTGCCGGTTTATGATTATTTGCGCGACAAGGCAACCGGATTATTAAGGAATTATCCTGACAATTATCCGCGCAATGAGTTTTTGGAGTTTTTGAACTCAGCGGACGCCTTGGCAAGATTAAGTACCGTCAAAATTTTTAACTTTATCGGCAATAGCGGAGATAACAGCACTATTGATTCTTTACGCGTAGTTTCCAGCTCCAATGCTTTTAATGAATGGGATTATGGCTACCCGGAAAACTATGGCTGGCCGTTAGTTGATCAAGGATTAGAATATAATGCCGGTGATACTACCGTACCGCAGAGAAGCAACATTGATTTTGCTGGCACTGAAAATGTTTTTATAAATAGTGATCATGGGCATATCGTAACTGATACGCAAAAAGCCGTAATCAAGGATTTGACTGGTATTGAGCCGGTGCAGGAAATAAGGCAGAATTTAATACGGAAGGTTTTTATGGTTAGGATTTTTTCTCCGGCTGATTTTTTGATTGTTGCGCCGGACGGCAAGCGTTTAGGCTATGATGTTCAAGCCAATCAGGATGTTTTGGAAATTCCCGGCGCTTATTACTCAGGCACTATGAGCGGTCCCGAATATGCTATTATCCCGGAGCCGTTGGCTGGCGATTATCAAGTCAAATTGTTCGGTACGGGCAATGGCGAGTACCGCTTAAGCGCCAGCTTTATCAGTGACGATCTGTCTGCGGATAATGATTTCAGCGGTCAAATCATGGCGGGCCAAAATAGGGACTTTATTGTTAATTATTCAGACGCGGAGGGGGTTAGCGAATTCAAGCCCCAAGATAGCGTTCCACCAGTCATAACCATTATAAATCCCGATGTTGTCTCCGCTTATCTTCGCCGTAACGAACTTAAGCTTGATTATGCGATTACCGATGACTTTTCCGGCGTTGGCACAACTACCGTTGCCGTTGACGGTCAATTGGTTACTACTACCACTGTCGATTTGTCGGCCTACATTGCCGGCCCGCATTTGTTAAGTATTACGGCGCAGGATATGGCAGGCAATGAGTCAAGCGCTACAACGACTTTTTTTATCTCCGCCTCCCTATCTTCAACTTTAGCTGATGTTAGTGACTTTTATGGCCAGGGTCTGATCAATAGGAAAAGTCAAAATTTGCTTACCAACCCCTTAGAATTGTTGCAATTAAAATTGAAAGTCAATAATCTGGCTTTATTTTTGGCGCAAAAAGCCAGAGATCTGCTGGTTGCCAATGATAAAATGAAGCTAGCGGTTAAGGAAAAATTATTAGCCGAAGCTGATAAAGCCATAGAAAAGATTAAGATAAATAGACGGGAAGTAATTGCCAAGCAGTTGGATATTTTTGATAAGCGATTAGACGGAGAAGTGATTGTCGGTCAAGTTTATGATATACTTAAGGCAAGCAGTGTTTATTTAAGAAATAATTTATAAAAGTATGAGCAATAAAGGTAAAAGTTGGTTGTTGGTTTCATTTATTATTGTTTTGGTACTTTTATTAACACCATTTGCTGGTAATATTTATGAGAACATTATAAAACATAAAATATCTAGTGGCGTCTTGGGTGGTATATCAGCAAGTTATTATGAAGGTTTTTTTCTCTCATCTTTTTTTATAATACCTCTGTTACTTGTATTATTTGGAACTAGAAAAAAATATAAAGCAATTTTGGTTAGTTTATTAATTTTTATAGTAGTTTTATTAGTTATTGGTGCTTGGGAGCAATTAATTATTAGCTTAATTACCGCTCTCCTTGGTTGGTTAATCGGTGAAGGTATCTTACTTTTATACAAAACATTAAAATCTAATAAAAAATAGCATCATATATTGCGTCTGCCGTTGGTAGCCAGGTCAACGGCAGACGGGTGTGATTAAAATAT includes the following:
- a CDS encoding HD domain-containing protein yields the protein MIKIEPEISFKLEKAVKFLVEEYGRTGNNPKPVVLHSLRVAVYLLEAGCSYEAVAAAILHDLLEDASVSLERIKGEFGEKIAEIVGAVSFDPKINDPQKSYQEMFDRAKTCGREALLVKAADLLNNSCYYGLASADKQSSLWGKVEYFLTLTKEEIGNEPVWLDLKKQLEISNN
- a CDS encoding shikimate dehydrogenase; the encoded protein is MLYTALLGHPVDHSVSPILFQAIANSVGLEYSHLKIDVSRTEDLAGCLKAMSQLGFSGANVTLPYKLAIIPHCSEVDPLARKVGAVNSLVFNGDKVSGFNTDIRGAEMAIKTQLKATSQTDKVLIIGAGGVARAIAYALADRCGEMYVINQDKRQAETMIQELSLEPRAKAKTLTPLRLQWFLQQCDIIVNATPVGMYPDMERRIVPLHNMAQAAQNSDFPRKCFLDAIFNPYKTRFLMDAESFGAKVCSGTYMMIFQALAAFELWTGFKPPANLSIDYLNTRMIQAVKLL
- a CDS encoding glycosyltransferase, whose product is MTKTKVIVGIPSLNEEDSIAKVTDLVDQGLASIYNPQICLIANIDSDSTDRTQEVFNQTATRCPKIQLVNKKIPRGKGSNLCLLWELALTTEAEAIVTVDADLKTIEPIWVKKLIGPILEDRCDYVCPLYSRNRFEGSTTTHLVVPLVWAKFQALVRQPIGGEFALSRKVAEYLLKQQFPLDAYRYGIDIFMTMHALGGGFRVGETYLGRKFHKPSFPKIMPMFEQVAQTALTVAKSYKHGDRANYVNLGEARRCGIDSQAIYPGDDHINRLVGQAKNNYWNNQESLARFLGPLTPRINDLMSNDKPEISITDWLGILQSFYQQHDPQNNQAENEQKAGWLLAQLFICHVRSFWQLIKELPVEQVEELIVSQTMGLRL